Proteins from a single region of Segatella copri:
- a CDS encoding transcription termination/antitermination NusG family protein, translated as MMKETNIHSQVTSTIAGDDGEAVAKSEENAKKKVPEKPNEGLEKPADAGWYVAVVRVNCETRIADSIRINLNHNHVWFDYWIPKVKVVYIDKRSNKRKVKEKLFLSTFIFCNVSPRQLDKIRFRSDVYKMLTMPGQRKIYQIPDQVVANYRYFVENDEEPVTAAPVPLKKGIKVRVVAGSMKGVEAYVQSYNGKKAVIGSEIKYISGATLTISRNLLEVVEED; from the coding sequence ATGATGAAAGAGACAAATATACACTCACAGGTAACGTCCACTATTGCAGGGGACGACGGCGAAGCCGTGGCAAAAAGTGAAGAAAACGCTAAGAAAAAGGTTCCGGAAAAGCCTAATGAAGGGCTTGAAAAACCAGCTGATGCAGGATGGTATGTGGCTGTAGTGAGAGTGAATTGTGAAACGAGAATAGCTGATTCTATACGAATCAATCTTAATCACAATCATGTTTGGTTTGATTACTGGATTCCCAAGGTAAAAGTAGTTTATATAGACAAACGTTCCAATAAGCGAAAAGTGAAAGAAAAGCTATTTCTTTCCACCTTTATCTTTTGCAATGTTTCTCCGAGACAACTTGACAAAATCCGCTTCCGTTCGGATGTGTATAAGATGCTGACGATGCCAGGTCAAAGGAAAATATATCAAATTCCCGACCAGGTTGTTGCCAACTATCGATATTTTGTAGAGAATGATGAAGAACCTGTCACTGCTGCCCCTGTTCCTTTGAAGAAAGGAATCAAAGTGCGAGTGGTAGCAGGCAGCATGAAAGGTGTGGAAGCATACGTACAGAGCTATAATGGCAAGAAAGCCGTCATCGGCAGCGAAATCAAGTATATCAGTGGTGCAACGCTTACGATAAGTAGAAATTTACTCGAAGTCGTTGAAGAAGATTGA
- a CDS encoding T9SS type A sorting domain-containing protein gives MAKYNYIEFYFLDKSDAIVDLGNIKLGLWNQESNDAYSDFNGGGFKKTVNYFLFYKEKNQWGFDNLFRLKINTTGVNLSGYKFVVKASNTNNFETDKTTADVTYTYQLYSQRDVDAVTFTKATDPTLVKSAYALKEGNKCIFSGASVYDEIKKILEVSSKEDIKDFYIRWTIKHTDDSKVDNLTVSSGKIQKRNDFDYIYFNNTGSSIQAKDLDVTLVLPSSESWDNIKLSFVISKNVSELTTKYGVVEKEPTLDALYNITLETKYNMPFNHYVDHANTAFDEKGMQQTAEWEYYVYVKDANEQVELVLPFDKYENGIGSGSPLEPRGYFRWYDFKTDKANDNLSPVTGTGASTLLNHIVSGSNDYGLFAFNIPQDPVSKNVGVTYTAPAGASSDEWAGEDIACDISRYIDGLDATKTYLVHEPTLSIRYIFHIRSAKQLADNIMNTAIGKNTQRAGYRTYEDGKYLTVGMKDASSTLTLRLDLSDAKKYYFHPLADGIYENDGAFSGFTNRVYYVDEKDKLVESNFDKTKLCHATKIEWWAYDKTKTYCLWLGTKTDRFFDLKMNNLNTSWMSVYKSGANKTFTFTYGDPVYIVAYAMDDENHRCPIANFDVRFMNNHPMTKEEIVKEGLNNRLISYLDEHYKMATKPITFDDDDVEQTLAAPTTPDNNQDRLPSKWDRRAYSFVYRDLIDYDATNYNGLNKIGHSPLHGDYCLYKSANVNGISGNGGSLKDGYLWWQSGMLHDKTYEITNGSQYGHFLYVDASDESRKIAAADFTADLCTGQQLIFTAGVADMTKNEGTKPQIMFKLFGVKRNVNDDIVEKHLIHSFASGDFKTNVEDLKPATWYQVYGKITLQKESNVEQYSDFRLEIDNYCSNTDGADYAVDDIRMYLAPAKVQVIQEKPVCNGATTGNIKLKIRAIHETLNAILGHKDTKIYFRFVGEDGKPVTGDGFYSYTLTDKKNGTKNNVPGTEYGTVDVYDSEETCKNFEIDGTNMIEQDSEGETYIVISNKDFSLTTGKKYYVSVSTEDPVKGNANWGTPAEVCSVYSNWFEMISQHPVITDTDGKIVTDYKIPCDKTDNYEVTIKGQLTTTDPNSGGKITLDNVEFFWYINDPAVASNKLNETASNTITISKEKLPLGETHKIFMLPKGTENSDGYIPYEINGKTYLLCSAATPVQLRVMKDGPQLNFGFNDVDYPFKASDYEASLRIGLPQLKKLKNTGFLEIPLHSATMGDGNAITSPLTFVDDSGTSAITSDKVMVAYTNDPLWTTAMLNTQVATLQSTELPAIDKTTQATLNIKFSDAAVENFHEGYYYELRFAFEQRTASEGTTNCPGESYLKLKIVPEFVTWTPTADGGMNANWNNDDNWHRSSSTELYDDKYTDYLAYGSSMSGTPTSAKDIPTLNSYVPMKFTKVTIGNLNGLPFPDLGNVVYRSTNKIATKLTNGKGNEATKYIQYDIMTYWDEAAADKGLEAGNLKCEKFYGNTCHQIYFKPQGELRDQCYLIYDKAWVEKELEPNKWYTMASPLQYIYAGDMYVPAKDGRQETKAFTDITFDTNVYSRSKYPVYQRAWMKSDVKEITPDDKHNAYHYPDGAAPGDVDMNLGYWSHVYNKVDESYAADGTFGGFSIKAGNALLPKDKTTKALLRLPKADTEYQYFDYNGNENSSSKTRVAKDAGHGKFLVAYSNEEKTFAEKTQALGTDNASGFYLVANPYTCSISMAKFFEANTGLQKAIWIVENGEVKAISNEELDKKNYAIQPTQSFFVKKNTGAAIREVRFTSTMCVDRTITPGLLMASDYVKSIEATTENSNGQTSRARIALRPEASADYDDQEDVDLLYDQNLKDIPQVYTVAGNEAVAVNAVPELSWIPLGIVSQQAEEVSLTLKGVNKLDAPVYLYDAASASFTEVHDGEAVKVKAGDHGRYFLTQTRTSTGIDRMEAEEQSAPVKVYSPAAGMIVVSALGSEKLDRVQVFTLDGKMVHSYQLPDKQRMILRVPSGIYIVKASTQSCAQAKGQKISVR, from the coding sequence ATGGCAAAATATAATTATATTGAGTTTTATTTTCTTGACAAGTCTGATGCTATTGTAGATCTAGGTAATATTAAACTCGGTTTGTGGAATCAGGAATCTAATGATGCATACTCGGATTTTAATGGTGGTGGCTTCAAGAAGACCGTTAATTATTTTCTTTTTTACAAAGAAAAAAATCAATGGGGATTCGATAATTTGTTTAGGTTAAAGATAAATACTACAGGTGTAAATCTCTCTGGTTATAAGTTTGTCGTAAAGGCTTCTAATACGAATAATTTTGAAACAGATAAGACAACGGCAGATGTTACATATACTTATCAGCTTTATTCTCAGAGAGATGTTGATGCTGTAACTTTCACCAAGGCAACTGATCCTACTTTGGTGAAATCTGCTTATGCTTTAAAAGAAGGAAACAAATGTATCTTCAGTGGTGCTTCTGTATATGATGAAATAAAAAAGATTTTAGAAGTTTCGTCTAAAGAAGATATTAAGGACTTCTATATACGTTGGACTATAAAGCATACAGATGACTCCAAAGTAGATAATCTTACTGTCTCTTCAGGAAAAATACAGAAGCGTAATGATTTTGACTATATTTACTTTAATAATACAGGTTCCTCAATTCAAGCAAAAGACTTGGATGTTACCTTAGTGTTGCCTAGTAGTGAGTCTTGGGATAACATAAAATTATCTTTTGTTATTTCCAAAAATGTCTCTGAATTGACTACTAAATATGGTGTTGTTGAGAAAGAGCCAACTTTGGATGCATTGTATAATATTACGTTGGAAACAAAGTACAACATGCCTTTCAATCATTATGTAGACCATGCTAATACTGCATTTGACGAAAAGGGTATGCAGCAGACTGCTGAATGGGAGTACTATGTCTATGTGAAAGATGCTAATGAGCAAGTAGAGTTAGTGCTGCCATTCGACAAATATGAAAATGGAATAGGATCGGGATCGCCACTTGAGCCACGAGGTTATTTCAGATGGTATGATTTTAAAACAGATAAAGCTAATGATAATTTAAGTCCAGTTACAGGGACCGGAGCATCAACTCTTCTGAATCATATTGTATCGGGAAGTAATGATTATGGCCTGTTTGCTTTCAATATTCCTCAAGACCCTGTTAGTAAGAATGTTGGTGTTACATATACTGCACCTGCAGGAGCTTCATCTGATGAATGGGCTGGTGAAGATATTGCCTGTGATATAAGCCGTTATATTGATGGTTTGGATGCAACAAAAACTTATCTGGTACACGAGCCTACGCTCTCTATCAGATACATTTTCCATATCCGTTCTGCCAAGCAGTTAGCAGACAATATTATGAATACGGCTATTGGAAAAAATACTCAAAGAGCAGGTTATAGAACTTATGAGGATGGAAAGTATTTGACTGTTGGCATGAAGGATGCAAGTTCTACTTTGACACTTCGACTGGATTTATCAGATGCAAAGAAATATTATTTCCATCCATTGGCTGATGGTATATATGAGAACGATGGAGCTTTTTCGGGTTTCACTAATCGAGTATATTATGTAGATGAAAAGGACAAACTCGTAGAATCCAACTTCGATAAAACAAAATTATGCCATGCAACTAAGATAGAATGGTGGGCATATGATAAGACCAAGACCTATTGTCTATGGTTAGGTACCAAGACCGACCGTTTCTTTGATTTGAAGATGAATAATCTTAACACAAGCTGGATGTCTGTATATAAAAGTGGGGCTAATAAGACTTTTACATTTACCTATGGAGATCCTGTGTACATCGTTGCATATGCTATGGATGATGAAAATCACCGTTGTCCAATTGCCAACTTTGATGTTCGATTTATGAATAATCATCCGATGACTAAAGAAGAGATAGTTAAAGAAGGTTTGAATAATAGACTGATTAGTTATCTTGACGAGCATTATAAAATGGCTACTAAGCCAATTACATTTGATGATGATGATGTAGAACAAACATTGGCAGCTCCTACAACTCCAGATAACAACCAGGACCGTTTACCATCTAAATGGGATCGCCGTGCTTATAGTTTCGTATATCGTGATTTGATTGACTACGATGCTACTAATTATAATGGTTTGAATAAAATCGGTCATTCTCCACTTCATGGAGATTATTGCTTGTATAAGTCTGCCAATGTTAATGGTATTTCCGGTAATGGTGGGTCACTTAAAGATGGATATCTTTGGTGGCAAAGTGGAATGTTACATGATAAGACTTATGAGATAACCAATGGTTCTCAGTATGGCCACTTCCTCTATGTGGATGCATCAGACGAAAGTAGAAAAATCGCCGCTGCAGATTTCACGGCAGATCTCTGTACAGGACAGCAACTTATCTTCACAGCGGGTGTTGCTGACATGACTAAAAACGAGGGTACTAAGCCACAGATTATGTTTAAACTATTTGGTGTTAAAAGAAATGTCAATGATGATATTGTTGAAAAACACCTGATACATAGTTTTGCGTCTGGTGATTTTAAGACTAATGTAGAAGACTTGAAACCGGCAACTTGGTACCAGGTATATGGTAAGATTACTTTGCAAAAAGAGTCAAATGTAGAGCAGTATTCAGATTTCCGACTGGAGATTGATAATTACTGTAGCAATACTGATGGTGCCGACTATGCCGTAGATGATATCCGTATGTATCTTGCGCCGGCTAAGGTTCAGGTGATTCAGGAAAAGCCGGTATGTAACGGTGCTACAACAGGAAACATCAAACTGAAGATACGTGCTATCCACGAGACCTTGAATGCGATTTTGGGACATAAAGATACAAAGATCTATTTCAGATTTGTGGGTGAAGATGGAAAACCTGTAACGGGCGATGGATTTTATTCATACACCTTAACGGATAAAAAGAATGGTACAAAGAATAATGTTCCTGGCACAGAATATGGTACTGTTGATGTATACGATTCAGAGGAAACCTGTAAGAACTTTGAAATCGATGGTACTAATATGATTGAGCAAGATAGTGAAGGTGAAACCTATATTGTTATCAGCAATAAGGACTTTTCTTTGACTACGGGTAAGAAGTATTATGTATCTGTATCTACAGAAGATCCTGTCAAGGGAAATGCTAATTGGGGCACACCTGCTGAAGTCTGCTCGGTATACAGTAACTGGTTTGAAATGATTAGCCAGCATCCAGTCATTACGGATACAGATGGTAAGATCGTGACGGATTATAAGATTCCTTGCGATAAAACTGACAACTATGAGGTTACTATCAAGGGACAGTTGACTACAACCGATCCTAATAGTGGCGGTAAGATAACATTGGATAATGTGGAGTTCTTCTGGTATATTAATGATCCTGCAGTAGCTTCCAACAAGCTGAACGAAACAGCCAGCAACACAATCACTATCAGCAAGGAAAAGCTTCCTTTGGGTGAAACACATAAAATCTTTATGTTGCCAAAAGGAACTGAGAATTCAGATGGTTATATTCCATACGAAATCAATGGTAAGACCTATCTGTTGTGTTCTGCTGCAACACCCGTCCAATTGCGTGTCATGAAGGATGGACCGCAGCTTAACTTCGGATTCAACGATGTGGATTATCCATTCAAGGCTTCTGATTATGAGGCATCGCTTCGCATCGGTTTGCCACAGCTGAAGAAGTTGAAGAATACAGGGTTCCTGGAGATTCCTCTTCATAGTGCTACTATGGGTGATGGAAATGCTATCACTTCGCCACTTACCTTCGTCGATGATAGTGGCACTTCTGCAATTACTTCAGATAAGGTAATGGTAGCATACACGAATGACCCGTTATGGACAACTGCCATGCTGAATACCCAGGTTGCCACATTGCAGAGTACAGAGTTGCCGGCTATAGATAAAACGACTCAGGCTACCCTCAATATCAAGTTCTCTGATGCTGCCGTAGAGAATTTCCATGAGGGATATTACTACGAGCTCAGATTTGCCTTCGAGCAGAGAACAGCTTCTGAGGGAACTACTAACTGCCCTGGCGAGTCTTATCTCAAGTTGAAGATTGTACCGGAGTTCGTAACCTGGACACCAACAGCAGATGGCGGTATGAATGCCAACTGGAATAATGATGATAACTGGCATCGCTCATCTTCTACAGAATTGTATGATGATAAGTATACAGATTATCTGGCTTATGGAAGCAGTATGTCGGGTACGCCAACTTCTGCAAAGGATATTCCTACGCTGAACAGCTATGTGCCAATGAAGTTTACCAAGGTAACTATAGGCAATCTGAATGGTTTGCCATTTCCTGACCTCGGTAATGTCGTTTACCGTAGCACCAATAAGATTGCTACCAAGCTGACCAATGGCAAGGGTAATGAGGCTACGAAGTATATCCAGTATGATATTATGACTTACTGGGATGAAGCAGCTGCTGATAAGGGATTGGAAGCAGGTAATCTGAAGTGTGAGAAGTTCTATGGCAATACCTGTCATCAGATTTACTTCAAACCTCAGGGCGAGCTTCGCGACCAGTGCTATCTGATATATGACAAGGCTTGGGTAGAGAAAGAGCTGGAACCAAATAAGTGGTACACCATGGCTTCGCCTCTGCAGTATATCTACGCCGGTGATATGTATGTGCCAGCAAAGGATGGACGACAGGAAACCAAGGCGTTTACGGATATCACGTTTGATACGAATGTATATAGCCGGAGCAAGTATCCGGTTTATCAGAGAGCTTGGATGAAGAGTGATGTGAAGGAAATCACCCCTGATGATAAGCATAATGCATATCATTATCCGGATGGAGCAGCTCCAGGTGATGTTGATATGAATCTCGGCTACTGGAGCCACGTATATAATAAGGTAGACGAGAGCTATGCCGCAGATGGAACCTTCGGTGGTTTCTCTATCAAGGCGGGTAATGCCCTCCTGCCGAAGGATAAGACTACAAAGGCGCTCCTCCGTTTGCCAAAGGCTGATACCGAATATCAGTACTTCGATTATAATGGTAATGAGAACTCTTCAAGCAAGACTCGGGTTGCGAAAGATGCTGGCCATGGCAAGTTTCTCGTAGCTTACAGTAATGAAGAGAAGACATTCGCAGAGAAGACCCAGGCCTTGGGAACAGATAACGCCAGCGGATTCTATCTCGTTGCCAATCCATATACCTGTTCTATCTCGATGGCTAAGTTCTTCGAGGCCAATACTGGTTTGCAGAAAGCTATTTGGATTGTAGAGAATGGTGAGGTAAAGGCGATTTCCAATGAAGAATTGGATAAGAAAAACTACGCTATCCAGCCTACCCAGTCGTTCTTTGTTAAGAAGAATACTGGCGCTGCTATTAGAGAAGTAAGATTCACTTCTACGATGTGTGTTGACCGCACCATTACTCCTGGCCTGCTGATGGCATCTGACTATGTCAAGAGCATTGAAGCAACGACAGAGAATTCCAACGGCCAGACGTCTAGGGCACGCATTGCTTTGCGTCCGGAGGCTTCTGCCGACTATGATGACCAGGAGGATGTGGATCTCTTGTATGATCAGAACCTCAAGGATATTCCGCAGGTTTATACCGTTGCCGGCAACGAGGCGGTGGCTGTGAATGCTGTTCCTGAGTTGTCCTGGATTCCACTCGGTATCGTGAGCCAGCAGGCTGAAGAGGTTTCACTTACCCTGAAGGGTGTGAACAAGCTCGATGCTCCTGTTTATCTCTACGATGCTGCATCGGCAAGCTTTACGGAAGTTCATGATGGCGAGGCTGTGAAGGTGAAGGCGGGTGACCACGGAAGATACTTCCTCACCCAGACCCGTACCTCAACCGGCATCGACCGCATGGAGGCTGAAGAGCAGAGTGCACCGGTGAAGGTTTACTCACCAGCTGCAGGCATGATCGTTGTTTCTGCTCTGGGTAGTGAGAAACTCGACAGGGTTCAGGTATTTACATTGGATGGCAAGATGGTTCACAGTTATCAGTTGCCTGATAAGCAGAGAATGATTCTCCGTGTTCCATCCGGCATTTACATCGTGAAGGCATCTACCCAGTCCTGTGCTCAGGCTAAGGGTCAGAAGATTTCAGTAAGATAG
- a CDS encoding fimbrial protein, which produces MKTIHTALILMVLAFLSACSTDSADPIQGGSGGDNTGDKVTVHMTLSTAPSSGTRATLWNDGVDAENMKSWVVAFVKDNKVVSFVENTDVSANNRIKDEVTIKDLPKGEATYQVYSFANLTATELGISKDATVKFDDKKWKMDGNGFDVTTKGIPMSNKQEVTINASGKPSITELWVVRMLAKVTLRFKNPSATALEIKDITLSDITKNSSENGDAENIMLLPKHSDASSGADKDKVTCTPNLAEQAATQNYTYKLSSSKTIPASIDTYKPENEISFYVNESAAGNTSKYFIINLNTSAGVKRYALFQDWTTIARNDHHILPISLDDYKLKFDVQSFSAIGLYPSITDNGTTLSYTCYYPEEEFHIQPKVVKASDDSEVSGTIDYTQVTWELIQEDGMTDEAAAEANAKKVFKIPPKWDAITGYFEGTFNDDAADKQQALYKVTVPVPGKTDKYLTYKILFTKDLRSFAARKYTRQSYYFRTKQ; this is translated from the coding sequence ATGAAAACGATACATACGGCATTGATTCTGATGGTGCTAGCCTTTTTATCGGCTTGCTCCACAGATAGTGCTGACCCTATACAGGGAGGCAGTGGAGGCGATAACACAGGCGACAAGGTTACCGTCCACATGACTCTTTCTACAGCTCCTTCTTCAGGAACCAGAGCTACGTTGTGGAATGATGGCGTAGATGCAGAAAACATGAAGAGCTGGGTAGTAGCCTTTGTGAAAGACAACAAGGTTGTTTCTTTTGTAGAGAATACGGATGTATCGGCTAATAATCGCATTAAAGATGAAGTCACAATCAAGGATCTTCCTAAAGGAGAAGCTACCTATCAGGTTTATTCCTTCGCCAATCTAACAGCAACAGAACTTGGCATCTCAAAAGATGCAACCGTCAAATTTGATGATAAGAAATGGAAGATGGATGGTAATGGCTTCGATGTTACTACCAAAGGCATTCCAATGAGCAATAAGCAGGAAGTAACGATAAATGCTTCTGGTAAGCCAAGCATCACTGAACTTTGGGTAGTAAGAATGCTGGCAAAGGTTACACTTCGGTTTAAGAATCCAAGTGCTACTGCTTTGGAAATCAAAGATATTACACTCAGCGATATAACAAAGAACAGTAGTGAGAATGGAGATGCAGAAAACATCATGTTGCTGCCAAAGCATTCAGATGCATCATCTGGTGCAGATAAAGATAAGGTTACATGTACTCCAAATCTGGCAGAGCAGGCTGCAACGCAGAATTATACTTATAAGCTGTCTTCATCAAAGACGATACCGGCAAGTATTGATACTTATAAGCCAGAGAATGAGATTTCGTTTTATGTAAATGAAAGCGCAGCGGGCAATACTTCCAAGTATTTCATCATCAACCTGAATACATCAGCAGGAGTCAAGCGTTACGCCCTGTTCCAGGATTGGACAACGATAGCTCGAAACGACCATCACATTCTGCCAATCTCATTAGATGATTACAAGTTGAAGTTTGATGTTCAGTCCTTCTCTGCCATTGGTCTCTATCCATCCATAACAGATAACGGAACCACTCTTTCCTATACCTGTTATTATCCGGAAGAGGAATTCCATATCCAGCCAAAGGTTGTAAAAGCAAGTGACGACTCCGAGGTTTCCGGCACCATCGACTATACCCAAGTAACATGGGAGTTAATCCAAGAAGATGGTATGACTGATGAAGCTGCTGCCGAAGCTAATGCCAAGAAGGTGTTTAAAATACCTCCAAAATGGGATGCAATTACCGGCTATTTCGAAGGAACCTTTAATGATGATGCTGCCGACAAGCAGCAGGCACTCTATAAGGTTACAGTCCCAGTACCGGGCAAAACAGACAAGTATCTTACATACAAGATACTTTTCACCAAGGATTTGAGAAGCTTTGCTGCTCGTAAATATACGAGACAGAGTTACTATTTCAGAACAAAACAATAA